A stretch of the Stigmatella erecta genome encodes the following:
- a CDS encoding FAD-dependent oxidoreductase produces MDIVVLGGGVSGLSSAIRLREAGHAVQLWARELSPHTTSDVAAAIWYPYLASPKDRVLRWGQRTLEVLRTLADQPETGVHWVQGTEVFTEPVRDPWWAPSVPGFRRAAAGELPPGYTEGYAFAVPVIEMPRYLPFLQERFRALGGHLIQREVHALEEAWSQAPTVVNCTGLGARELVGDEALLPIRGEVLRVSPSPTRQFLLDDNETRGMAYVIPRATDCILGGTAEAGSASLTPSASQAEGILARCRRLLPEGTPLNVVEHKVGLRPGRPSVRLEAEQRAGRRVIHNYGHGGAGVTLSWGCAEEVRALVEAGH; encoded by the coding sequence ATGGACATCGTCGTCTTGGGCGGGGGCGTGTCGGGGCTCTCCTCTGCCATCCGTCTGAGGGAGGCGGGGCACGCCGTGCAGCTCTGGGCGCGCGAGCTGTCGCCCCACACCACCTCGGACGTCGCCGCCGCCATCTGGTACCCCTACCTCGCCTCTCCGAAGGACCGGGTCCTGCGGTGGGGGCAGCGCACCCTGGAGGTGCTGCGCACGCTCGCGGACCAGCCGGAGACGGGCGTCCACTGGGTGCAGGGGACCGAGGTCTTCACCGAGCCGGTGAGAGATCCGTGGTGGGCGCCCAGCGTGCCCGGCTTCCGCAGGGCCGCGGCCGGTGAGCTGCCGCCGGGCTACACCGAGGGCTACGCCTTCGCGGTCCCCGTCATCGAGATGCCGCGCTACCTGCCCTTCCTCCAGGAGCGCTTCCGGGCCCTGGGCGGCCACCTGATCCAGCGCGAGGTTCACGCCCTGGAGGAGGCCTGGAGCCAGGCGCCCACCGTGGTCAACTGCACGGGCCTGGGCGCGCGCGAGCTGGTGGGCGATGAGGCGCTCCTTCCCATCCGGGGCGAGGTGCTGCGCGTGTCCCCGTCCCCCACGCGCCAGTTCCTGCTCGACGACAACGAGACGCGGGGCATGGCCTACGTCATCCCCCGTGCCACGGACTGCATCCTCGGGGGAACGGCCGAGGCGGGCTCGGCCTCCCTCACCCCCAGTGCCTCGCAGGCCGAGGGCATCCTCGCGCGCTGCCGGCGGCTCTTGCCCGAAGGGACCCCGCTGAACGTCGTGGAGCACAAGGTCGGCCTGCGGCCGGGGCGCCCCTCGGTGCGCCTCGAAGCCGAGCAGCGCGCGGGGCGCCGGGTGATCCACAACTACGGCCACGGGGGCGCCGGCGTCACCCTGTCCTGGGGCTGTGCCGAGGAAGTGCGCGCCCTGGTGGAAGCCGGGCACTGA
- a CDS encoding YgiQ family radical SAM protein translates to MAFPARYAHPFLPTTRADMQARGWEQLDIIIVSGDAYVDHPAFGPVLIARFLEGRGFKVGIISQPDWHSAEPFKVLGKPRLFFGVAAGNLDSMLNRLTAQKKNRSEDQYSPGGRTNCRPDRATIVYGQRCREAYPDVPIILGGIEASLRRIAHYDYWSDKLRRSILFDAKADLLIFGMGERPVWEVADRMNRGESIEQIRDVRGTAYLINDAEMKLHEADPAKRAADRKTVILPSFEEVLADKRAFAVMTRDFQMETNPGNARPLAQRHGNRAIFMNPPALPLEDGVGTGPSPVAMDEMYDLPFNRVPHPMYKNEGIPAYETVKHSVVLMRGCFGGCTFCSITEHEGRVIQSRSAESVLREVRALRRMGDFRGTITDLGGPTANMYKLKCKSEDIEKRCRKLSCVHPGVCENLQTDHGPLIDLMREVRQEEGIKHVFIASGVRYDLAERSPEYVKELAAHHVGGQLSVAPEHVSPRVLEKMKKPGIESFERFQTMFACASEEAGKEQYDIPYFISGHPGSSLEDMVDLALWLKKNGKRPRQVQDFIPTPMAVATTMYYTGIDPLKMEPVYTARGLREKRLQKALLLYWNPEHWPMAREALELAGRKDLIGRGPAALVPPESAGEAERRRREERRAR, encoded by the coding sequence ATGGCCTTCCCTGCCCGATACGCCCACCCGTTCCTGCCCACCACCCGCGCCGACATGCAGGCCCGGGGCTGGGAACAACTCGACATCATCATCGTCAGCGGTGATGCCTATGTGGACCACCCGGCCTTCGGCCCCGTGCTCATCGCCCGCTTCCTCGAAGGGCGAGGGTTCAAGGTAGGCATCATCTCCCAGCCTGACTGGCACTCGGCCGAGCCCTTCAAGGTCCTGGGCAAGCCCCGCCTCTTCTTCGGCGTGGCGGCCGGCAACCTCGACTCGATGCTGAACCGGCTCACCGCGCAGAAGAAGAACCGCTCGGAGGACCAGTACAGCCCTGGCGGCCGGACGAACTGCCGGCCGGACCGGGCCACCATCGTCTACGGCCAGCGCTGCCGCGAGGCCTACCCGGACGTGCCCATCATCTTGGGCGGCATCGAGGCCTCGCTGCGGCGCATCGCCCACTACGACTACTGGAGCGACAAGCTGCGCCGCTCCATCCTCTTCGACGCCAAGGCGGACCTGCTCATCTTCGGCATGGGCGAGCGCCCCGTGTGGGAGGTGGCCGACCGCATGAACCGCGGGGAGTCCATCGAGCAGATCCGCGACGTGCGCGGCACCGCGTACCTCATCAACGACGCGGAGATGAAGTTGCACGAGGCGGACCCCGCCAAGCGCGCCGCGGACCGCAAGACGGTCATTCTCCCTTCCTTCGAGGAGGTGCTGGCCGACAAGCGCGCCTTCGCGGTGATGACGCGCGACTTCCAGATGGAGACCAACCCGGGCAACGCGCGCCCCCTGGCCCAGCGCCACGGCAACCGCGCCATCTTCATGAATCCGCCTGCGCTGCCCCTGGAGGACGGCGTGGGCACCGGCCCCAGCCCGGTGGCCATGGACGAGATGTACGACTTGCCGTTCAACCGCGTGCCGCACCCCATGTACAAGAACGAGGGCATCCCCGCCTACGAGACGGTGAAGCACTCGGTGGTGCTGATGCGCGGCTGCTTCGGGGGGTGCACCTTCTGCTCCATCACCGAGCACGAGGGCCGCGTCATCCAGAGCCGCTCCGCCGAGAGCGTGCTGCGCGAGGTGCGCGCCCTGCGCCGCATGGGCGACTTCCGGGGCACCATCACCGACCTGGGAGGCCCCACCGCCAACATGTACAAGCTCAAGTGCAAGAGCGAGGACATCGAGAAGCGGTGCCGCAAGCTGTCGTGTGTCCACCCGGGCGTCTGCGAGAACCTCCAGACGGACCATGGGCCCCTCATCGACCTGATGCGCGAAGTGCGCCAGGAGGAGGGCATCAAGCACGTCTTCATCGCCAGCGGCGTGCGGTATGATCTGGCCGAGCGCTCGCCCGAGTACGTGAAGGAGCTCGCCGCGCACCACGTGGGAGGCCAGCTCTCCGTGGCCCCCGAGCATGTCTCGCCCCGCGTGCTGGAGAAGATGAAGAAGCCTGGCATCGAGAGCTTCGAGCGCTTCCAGACGATGTTCGCGTGCGCCAGCGAGGAGGCGGGCAAGGAGCAGTACGACATCCCCTACTTCATCAGCGGCCACCCTGGCTCGTCGCTGGAGGACATGGTGGACCTGGCGCTGTGGCTGAAGAAGAACGGCAAGCGGCCCCGCCAGGTCCAGGACTTCATCCCCACGCCCATGGCCGTGGCCACCACCATGTATTACACGGGCATTGATCCGCTGAAGATGGAGCCCGTCTACACGGCCCGGGGCCTGCGGGAAAAACGCCTCCAGAAGGCGCTCTTGCTCTACTGGAACCCCGAGCATTGGCCCATGGCCCGGGAGGCGCTGGAGCTCGCGGGGCGCAAGGATCTCATCGGCCGGGGGCCCGCCGCCCTGGTGCCGCCGGAGAGCGCGGGCGAGGCCGAGCGCCGGCGCCGCGAGGAACGCCGCGCCCGCTGA
- a CDS encoding FUSC family protein codes for MLRRLWEHLKEVARFAPVRPAVMAGLRAAIATILPVVVAGAYHVPDALWLSVGGFNTSFADRGGSYRPRAFSMGAGMLAGALAAFLGGWIGQHPLVAIPAAFVWITACSYAGVFGAAANVVGNTTASVFVISLAMPSPDPSELLLRPAMVALGGLWAMVLSLVLWPIRPYRPARMAVSQCFRRVAGYAAALGELSRGGARAAAWQAVLLGHHGRIREALEVAGSTLAATRRGRGESGRGERLLVLLQMADALFRTMIALGDELEGLMPEGRGMPGREEVGRTLAAFAATLQDLARITETEGRTRPLPALEWGAEAFRAALMRADTLGEPRPLEAGERARCQHAARLLERLREVSDSAVRMAAGLSGERVPSRRSPVAQRPSLLGPLRENLSLDSVVLRHALRVGFTTALAVGLSTRFVPSHGYWVTITVLTIMQPYTGATFLKGVQRVAGTMVGGILAAAVAAWFHEPEVILVLVFLTAAISIAVIPLNYGLYTVFLTMTFVLLAEVGTGDWGLARVRILNTLIGGALALACNWLLWERSEHELFPKHMAAALRAHRDYFRLVFSSGFSGKWSGDEALSEAQRKMGLETLNAEASFQRLLSEPRRRTEPLEPLMTLLTYTRRFAASIVSIASSFQYLGMEGTRARLEPFVSAAERALEDLAGAVDTGRPPAPLVDFDALLGGSAPSPEAADSLLWIQLQRVVRHLSILHGAVSRRGTRAPLECAPEQASA; via the coding sequence ATGCTCCGGCGCCTGTGGGAACATCTGAAGGAGGTGGCCCGCTTCGCCCCGGTGCGTCCGGCGGTGATGGCGGGCCTCCGGGCGGCGATCGCCACCATCCTTCCCGTGGTGGTGGCGGGCGCCTACCACGTGCCGGATGCGCTGTGGCTGAGCGTGGGGGGCTTCAACACCTCCTTCGCGGACCGGGGCGGCTCCTACCGCCCCCGTGCCTTCAGCATGGGCGCCGGAATGCTCGCCGGGGCCCTCGCGGCCTTCCTGGGCGGGTGGATCGGCCAGCATCCCCTGGTGGCCATCCCCGCGGCCTTCGTGTGGATCACCGCGTGCTCCTACGCGGGGGTCTTCGGGGCCGCGGCGAACGTGGTGGGCAACACCACGGCCAGTGTCTTCGTCATCTCCCTGGCCATGCCCTCGCCGGACCCTTCCGAGCTGCTGCTGAGGCCGGCCATGGTGGCCCTGGGAGGCCTCTGGGCGATGGTGCTCTCCCTGGTGCTCTGGCCGATCCGGCCCTACCGGCCCGCCCGCATGGCCGTGTCCCAGTGCTTCCGGCGCGTGGCGGGCTACGCGGCGGCCCTGGGGGAGCTCTCGCGCGGCGGGGCCCGCGCGGCGGCCTGGCAGGCCGTGCTCCTGGGCCACCATGGGCGGATCCGCGAGGCGCTCGAGGTGGCGGGCAGCACGCTGGCGGCCACCCGCCGGGGCCGGGGCGAGAGTGGCCGGGGCGAGCGGCTCCTGGTCCTGCTCCAGATGGCGGATGCGCTGTTCCGGACGATGATTGCCCTGGGCGATGAGCTGGAGGGCCTGATGCCAGAGGGCCGGGGGATGCCCGGCCGGGAGGAGGTGGGGCGCACCCTGGCGGCCTTCGCGGCGACGCTCCAGGACCTGGCGCGCATCACCGAGACGGAGGGCCGGACGCGCCCCCTGCCCGCGCTGGAGTGGGGGGCGGAGGCCTTCCGGGCGGCCCTCATGCGGGCCGATACGCTGGGCGAGCCCCGTCCCCTGGAGGCCGGGGAACGGGCGCGGTGCCAGCACGCGGCGCGGCTGCTGGAGCGGTTGCGCGAGGTGTCGGACTCCGCGGTGCGGATGGCGGCGGGCCTGTCCGGTGAGCGGGTGCCCTCCCGGCGCAGCCCCGTGGCGCAGCGTCCCTCCCTGCTGGGCCCGCTCCGGGAGAACCTCTCGCTGGACTCGGTGGTGCTCCGGCATGCCCTCCGGGTGGGGTTCACCACGGCCCTCGCGGTCGGGCTCTCCACGCGCTTTGTCCCGAGCCACGGCTACTGGGTGACCATCACCGTGCTGACCATCATGCAGCCTTACACGGGCGCCACCTTCCTCAAGGGGGTGCAGCGGGTGGCGGGCACCATGGTGGGGGGCATCCTCGCGGCCGCGGTGGCCGCGTGGTTTCACGAGCCCGAGGTCATCCTCGTGCTCGTGTTCCTGACCGCGGCGATCAGCATCGCGGTCATCCCGCTCAACTACGGGCTCTACACCGTCTTCCTCACGATGACCTTCGTGCTGCTGGCCGAGGTGGGCACGGGAGACTGGGGCCTGGCCCGGGTGCGCATCCTCAATACGTTGATCGGCGGAGCCCTGGCGCTGGCGTGCAACTGGCTCTTGTGGGAGCGGTCCGAGCACGAGCTCTTCCCCAAGCACATGGCGGCGGCCCTGCGGGCCCACCGGGACTACTTCCGGCTCGTCTTCTCCTCCGGCTTCTCCGGGAAGTGGAGCGGGGACGAGGCGCTCTCCGAGGCCCAGCGGAAGATGGGCCTGGAGACGCTCAACGCGGAGGCCTCCTTCCAGCGCCTGCTCTCCGAGCCCCGGCGGCGGACCGAGCCCCTCGAACCCCTGATGACGTTGCTGACCTACACGCGGCGCTTTGCCGCCTCGATCGTCTCCATCGCCTCGTCCTTCCAGTACCTCGGGATGGAAGGGACCCGGGCCCGCCTGGAGCCCTTCGTGAGCGCGGCGGAACGGGCCTTGGAGGACCTGGCCGGGGCCGTGGACACGGGACGGCCGCCCGCGCCCCTGGTGGACTTCGACGCGCTGCTCGGCGGGAGCGCCCCTTCGCCGGAGGCGGCGGACTCCCTGCTGTGGATCCAGCTCCAGCGTGTCGTGCGCCACCTCTCCATCCTGCACGGCGCGGTCTCGCGCCGGGGCACCCGGGCACCCCTCGAATGCGCTCCCGAGCAGGCGTCCGCGTGA